In Chryseobacterium lactis, a single genomic region encodes these proteins:
- a CDS encoding thioredoxin family protein → MKYSRIIVVAALLFFQLSLAQEKASVVLNKALTEAKTSKKNVLLVFHASWCKWCKMMEKNMDLPETKPIFNKRFVTAYVDVQERGEKKSLENPGGQELMNKYKGENAGLPFWLVLNPKGEVLADSFNAKGENLGSPATSEEVSAFIAKLGKASKLNKEESATIQKVFMKK, encoded by the coding sequence ATGAAATATTCCAGAATTATTGTCGTGGCTGCTTTATTGTTTTTTCAATTAAGTCTGGCACAGGAAAAAGCAAGTGTGGTACTCAACAAGGCTCTTACAGAAGCGAAAACAAGCAAGAAAAATGTCTTATTGGTATTTCATGCTTCATGGTGCAAATGGTGTAAAATGATGGAAAAGAATATGGATCTTCCGGAGACCAAACCTATTTTCAATAAAAGATTTGTTACTGCCTATGTAGATGTTCAGGAAAGAGGTGAAAAGAAAAGTCTTGAAAATCCGGGCGGACAGGAATTGATGAATAAATACAAGGGTGAAAATGCCGGACTACCTTTCTGGTTGGTTCTTAATCCTAAAGGTGAGGTGCTTGCAGATTCTTTTAATGCTAAGGGCGAAAATTTAGGTTCACCGGCTACTTCAGAAGAAGTTTCTGCTTTCATTGCAAAACTTGGAAAAGCTTCTAAGCTCAATAAAGAAGAAAGTGCAACCATTCAAAAAGTATTTATGAAGAAATAA